Proteins encoded in a region of the Ziziphus jujuba cultivar Dongzao chromosome 3, ASM3175591v1 genome:
- the LOC132803300 gene encoding LOB domain-containing protein 24-like: MISVNCAACKYLKKKCRFDCIFYPYFPSNNPERFACVHRIYGAKNIRKMLQQLPIHLRVEAAESLYYEAKCRIEDPVYGCGGIISQLHQQIHNAESQVAKVRAQIAFLNSNAHEMESNTNNLIQGHSNIGESQFQIR, from the exons ATGATTTCTGTTAATTGTGCAGCTTGCAAGTATTTGAAAAAGAAGTGTCGTTTTGATTGCATTTTCTATCCTTACTTCCCTTCCAATAATCCTGAAAGATTTGCATGTGTTCATCGGATCTATGGTGCTAAAAATATTAGGAAAATGCTCCAG CAATTGCCAATTCATCTGAGAGTTGAAGCAGCAGAATCATTGTATTATGAAGCAAAATGTAGAATTGAAGATCCAGTATATGGTTGTGGAGGGATTATTTCTCAATTACATCAACAAATACACAATGCAGAGAGTCAAGTAGCAAAAGTCAGAGCACAGATTGCCTTCCTCAATTCTAATGCACATGAAATGGAATCCAACACCAACAATCTTATTCAGGGACACAGCAATATTGGAGAGTCTCAATTTCAAATTCGCTAG
- the LOC132803090 gene encoding LOB domain-containing protein 24-like — MAANACKYSRRRCRSDCIFYPYFPSNNPERYACVHQIYGANNIRNILQQLPIHLRVEAAESLYYKAKCRIEDPVYGCAGIISQLHQQIHNVESQLAKIRAQTAFLNSNAHEMDSNTNNPIQRYSNIGQSQFQAP, encoded by the exons ATGGCTGCAAATG CTTGCAAGTATTCGAGAAGGAGGTGTCGTTCAGATTGCATTTTCTATCCCTACTTCCCTTCCAATAATCCTGAAAGATATGCATGTGTTCATCAAATCTATGGTGCTAACAATATTAGGAATATACTCCAG CAATTGCCAATTCATTTGCGAGTTGAAGCAGCAGAGTCATTGTATTATAAAGCAAAATGTAGAATTGAAGATCCAGTGTATGGTTGTGCAGGGATTATTTCTCAATTACATCAACAAATACACAATGTAGAGAGTCAATTAGCAAAAATCAGAGCACAGACTGCCTTCCTCAATTCTAATGCACATGAAATGGATTCCAACACTAACAATCCTATTCAGAGATACAGTAATATTGGGCAGTCTCAATTTCAAGCTCCTTAG
- the LOC107422227 gene encoding LOW QUALITY PROTEIN: amino acid transporter AVT1H (The sequence of the model RefSeq protein was modified relative to this genomic sequence to represent the inferred CDS: inserted 2 bases in 1 codon) has product MPYEMTKRACIETFPYLVLFKYFIFHQDFPLFFPSNCFRVFFGTHLNWAWAKLSTSQLLTVVLITLPSLWLRDLSSISFLSFGGILMSIIIFSTVACTAIFGCVKPNHKILALNLHNIPSISGLCIIGYTGHIFFPDMYEAMKDHSKFTKAGTYKFVRFFFQQRIRSYDLIYSLLYMCLSYKITLSMPPHLIVTKIAXWETVLTPMTKYALEFAPFAIQLENNLLPQFMSSRAKMISGSVGSILHLIILILALSVPYFEHVLGLTGSLVSIGVCLILPCVFYIKIYWGQIPKPVLVLSLIFVAFGSFLGAFGTISSSKSLIKTSMKAHST; this is encoded by the exons atgccTTATGAAATGACTAAAAGAGCATGCATTGAAACATTCCCATATCTTGtacttttcaaatatttcattttcCATCAAGATTTTCCCTTATTCTTTCCCTCAAATTGTTTTAGAGTCTTTTTTGGAACTCATCTAAACTGGGCTTGGGCTAAGTTGTCCACTTCCCAGCTTCTTACAGTAGTTTTAATAACACTACCAAGTCTATGGCTGAGAGATCtttcttccatttcttttctctcttttggtGGTATTCTCATGTCAATTATAATTTTCTCAACTGTGGCTTGCACTGCCATTTTTGGATGTGTTAAACCTAACCATAAGATACTAGCTCTTAATCTtcacaatattccttcaatttctGGGCTTTGTATAATCGGCTATACAGGACATATATTTTTCCCTGACATGTACGAAGCCATGAAAGATCATTCAAAGTTTACCAAGGCGGGTACATATAAGTTTGTTCGGTTTTTCTTTCAGCAAAGAATAAGGTCATATGATCTCATATATTCTCTCTTATATATGTGTCTTAGCTACAAGATTACCTTAAGCATGCCTCCACATCTAATTGTGACAAAGATTGC TTGGGAAACTGTGTTAACACCAATGACCAAATATGCATTGGAATTTGCACCCTTTGCTATTCAACTTGAGAACAACCTTCTTCCCCAATTCATGAGTTCAAGAGCCAAGATGATTAGTGGAAGTGTTGGTTCAATTCTTCATCTTATTATACTTATTTTGGCCCTTTCTGTGCCATACTTTGAGCATGTTCTTGGCCTTACTGGCTCATTGGTCAGTATTGGAGTATGCCTGATTCTACCTTGTGTCTTCTACATCAAGATCTATTGGGGTCAGATACCAAAACCTGTTCTGGTTCTTAGCCtcatttttgttgcatttggtTCTTTTCTTGGGGCATTTGGAAcaatttcttcatcaaaatCTCTCATAAAGACATCCATGAAAGCTCACTCAACCTGA
- the LOC107422239 gene encoding uncharacterized protein LOC107422239, whose product MLRRRLGSILSTAILSTAGRTKPVFATSIPVRPVQVLQCHYCPNENRGSGSQGGLRAYSLLSLNDLRPKLPRKQKTRKGRGIGSGKGKTAGRGHKGQKARGSGKLGFEGGQTPLRRRLPKRGFKNPFSLTFQPVGLGKIAKLINAGKIDSSELITMKTLKDTGAIGKQIKDGVRLMGRGAEQVQWPIHLEVSRVTVRAKEAVEAAGGSVRRVYYNKLGLRALLKPEWFENKGRLLPKAARPPPKQRDKVDSIGRLPAPTKPIPFLVEEKEAVPPSLTS is encoded by the exons atgcttagGAGAAGACTTGGTTCGATACTATCAACCGCGATTCTCAGCACCGCAGGTCGGACCAAACCCGTTTTTGCTACATCGATCCCCGTCCGACCCGTTCAGGTCTTACAGTGCCATTATTGCCCTAACGAAAATCGAGGGTCTGGGTCTCAGGGTGGACTCAGAGCGTACAGTCTGCTTAGCTTGAACGATCTGAGACCCAAGTTGCCGAGGAAGCAGAAGACCCGGAAGGGCCGTGGAATTGGGTCCGGGAAGGGGAAGACTGCTGGTAGAGGTCATAAGGGTCAGAAGGCCAGAGGGTCCGGAAAGCTTGGTTTCGAAGGTGGTCAGACTCCATTACGACGTCGGTTGCCCAAGCGAGGGTTTAAGAACCCCTTTAGCCTCACGTTTCAG CCAGTAGGGTTGGGAAAGATTGCCAAACTTATAAATGCAGGAAAGATCGACTCTTCTGAGTTGATTACAATGAAAACACTCAAG GATACAGGGGCAATAGGGAAGCAAATAAAAGATGGAGTGAGATTGATGGGGCGTGGTGCTGAGCAGGTCCAGTGGCCAATTCATTTGGAG GTATCAAGGGTAACTGTTAGGGCAAAGGAAGCAGTTGAAGCTGCAGGTGGATCTGTGAGAAGAGTGTATTACAACAAGCTAGGTTTGCGAGCATTGCTAAAGCCTGAGTGGTTTGAAAATAAAGGGAGGTTGTTGCCTAAAGCCGCTAGACCTCCACCAAAGCAGAGGGATAAAGTTGATAGCATCGGCCGCCTGCCAGCTCCAACCAAACCTATTCCATTTTTGGTTGAAGAAAAGGAGGCAGTTCCCCCTTCACTCACCTCATAA
- the LOC107422242 gene encoding LOB domain-containing protein 24-like — protein MISVNCAACQYLKKKCHFDCIFYPYFPSNNPERFACVHRIYGAKNIRKMLQQLPIHLRVEAAESLYYEAKCRIEDPIYGCAGIISQLHQQIHNAESQVAKIRAQIAFLNSNAHEMESNTNNLIQGHSNIG, from the exons atgatttcTGTTAATTGTGCAGCTTGCCAGTATTTGAAAAAGAAGTGTCATTTTGATTGCATTTTCTATCCTTACTTCCCTTCCAATAATCCTGAAAGATTTGCATGTGTTCATCGGATCTATGGTGCTAAAAATATTAGGAAAATGCTCCAG CAATTGCCAATTCATCTGAGAGTTGAAGCAGCAGAGTCATTGTATTATGAAGCAAAATGTAGAATTGAAGATCCAATATACGGTTGTGCAGGGATTATTTCTCAATTACATCAACAAATACACAATGCAGAGAGTCAAGTAGCAAAAATCAGAGCACAGATTGCCTTCCTCAATTCTAATGCACATGAAATGGAATCCAACACCAACAATCTTATTCAGGGACACAGCAATATTGGATAG
- the LOC107422240 gene encoding 15-cis-zeta-carotene isomerase, chloroplastic-like has protein sequence MASNSAFALSIPLSFVPCRSNHQTLGVPTKPSLALFKLANPLNSPRFGAKPTGFSSKPTLFFRRFRARNSLGDAADDEPPPPLVGEDSAVFELAKQKIASWVYFSVILGTVLYVLDVIWIDNSTGLGKAFIDAVSGLSDSHEVVMLILIMIFATVHSGLASLRDLGEQLIGERAFRVLFAGISLPLAVSTIVYFINHRYDGQQLWMLQNVPGVHQLVWLSSFISFFFLYPSTFNLLEVAAVDKPKMHLWETGIMRITRHPQMVGQVIWCLAHTVWIGNSVAVAASIGLLGHHLFGAWNGDRRLALRYGEDFEVVKSQTSIIPFAAILDGRQKLPKEFYKEFIRLPYLAITALTLGAYFAHPLMQAASFRLHW, from the exons ATGGCCTCCAACTCTGCTTTTGCTCTGTCAATCCCATTGTCTTTCGTTCCTTGCCGTTCCAaccatcaaacacttggtgtgCCTACAAAACCTTCTCTCGCTCTCTTCAAGCTCGCCAATCCCCTCAACTCGCCGCGTTTCGGAGCTAAACCCACTGGATTTTCTTCAAAACCCACCCTGTTTTTTAGGAGATTTCGCGCCCGGAACTCCCTCGGAGATGCCGCCGACGATGAGCCACCGCCGCCTCTTGTGGGTGAGGACTCTGCGGTTTTTGAGCTGGCGAAGCAGAAGATAGCTTCTTGGGTTTACTTTTCTGTGATTTTGGGGACTGTTCTTTATGTTCTCGATGTGATTTGGATTGATAACTCTACTGGGTTGGGTAAGGCTTTCATCGATGCGGTTTCGGGACTTTCAGATAGCCATGAG GTTGTAATGTTGATCCTCATTATGATTTTTGCTACCGTGCATAGTGGTTTGGCCAGTCTAAGAGATTTGGGTGAGCAACTAATTGGAGAACGCGCATTCCGTGTTTTGTTTGCTGGGATATCTTTGCCACTTGCTGTCAGTACTATT GTGTATTTTATTAACCACAGATATGACGGACAACAGTTATGGATGCTTCAGAATGTCCCTGGGGTCCATCAGTTGGTGTGGCTTTCTTCTTttatctccttcttcttcctgtACCCATCAACTTTTAATCTATTAGAGGTGGCGGCAGTTGACAAACCCAAAATGCATCTTTGGGAAACTGGAATCATGAGAATCACAAGGCATCCACAG aTGGTTGGGCAGGTAATTTGGTGCCTGGCTCACACAGTGTGGATAGGAAATTCTGTGGCGGTAGCAGCCTCGATTGGCTTACTTGGACATCATCTATTCGGTGCTTGGAATGGTGACAGGAGATTAGCCCTAAGATACGGTGAGGATTTTGAGGTCGTAAAAAGTCAAACAAGTATCATACCATTTGCAGCCATCCTTGATGGCCGACAAAAGTTACCCAAAGAATTCTATAAGGAATTTATTCGGTTGCCATATCTGGCAATCACAGCACTAACATTGGGTGCATATTTTGCGCATCCGCTGATGCAAGCAGCAAGTTTCCGGCTACATTGGTAA
- the LOC107422237 gene encoding amino acid transporter AVT1H isoform X2, translating to MNSRICKSKCLCSSNCLSHQKNQVTSNESVHGSDLAVQYLSTCNVCVEQNQVCKCDLQTTNVDDDHHHGNQAANCSFTHAVINMIGMLIGLGQLSTPYALQSGGWISAFLLVGLGMVCAYSSHLLGKCLDKNPKARSYSDIGQHAFGRKGRVLTTTFIYIEIFMALVSYTISLHDNIIRAFFGTHLTLAWAKLSTSQLLTVIAVLIALPSLWLRDLSYISLLSFGGILMSIIIFSTVACIAIFGVVKANHRIPALNLHNIPSISGLYIFGYTGHIVFPDLYKAMKDPSKFTRVTIVSFTIVTLLYTLLAFMGAKLFGPEVNPQITLSMPPHLIVTKIALWATVLTPMTKYALEFAPFAIQLENNLLPQSMSSRTKMIIRGSVGSILLLIILILALSVPYFEHVLGLTGSLVSTGVCLILPCVFYIKIYWGQIPKPILVLNLIFIAFGSFLGVFGTISSSKSLIKKFMKAHSA from the exons ATGAATAGCAGAATTTGCAAATCAAAATGCTTATGCTCATCAAACTGTCTTTCACACCAGAAGAATCAAGTTACCAGTAATGAATCAGTTCATGGTTCAGATTTGGCAGTGCAATATTTGTCAACCTGCAATGTTTGTGTAGAGCAAAACCAAGTCTGCAAGTGTGATCTTCAAACTACAAatgttgatgatgatcatcACCATGGAAACCAAGCGGCCAATTGTTCTTTCACTCATGCTGTCATCAATATGATTGGCATGCTCATAG GTTTGGGACAACTATCAACTCCATATGCTCTACAAAGTGGAGGTTGGATTTCAGCATTCTTGTTAGTAGGACTTGGGATGGTTTGTGCATATAGTTCACATTTACTTGGGAAATGCTTAGACAAGAATCCAAAAGCAAGAAGCTATTCAGATATTGGTCAACATGCTTTTGGAAGAAAAGGAAGAGTTTTAACAACAACTTTCATTTACATTGAAATCTTCATGGCCCTTGTCTCTTACACAATCTCATTGCATGACAATATAATTAGAGCCTTCTTTGGAACTCATCTAACCTTGGCTTGGGCCAAATTGTCCACTTCCCAGCTTCTTACTGTGATTGCAGTTTTAATAGCACTACCAAGTCTATGGCTGAGAGATCTTTCTTACatttctcttctctcttttgGTGGTATTCTTATGTCAATTATAATTTTCTCAACTGTGGCTTGCATTGCCATTTTTGGAGTTGTTAAAGCTAACCATAGGATACCAGCTCTTAATCTTcataatattccttcaatttctGGGCTTTATATATTCGGCTATACAGGACATATTGTTTTCCCTGACTTGTACAAAGCCATGAAAGATCCTTCAAAGTTTACCAGG GTAACTATAGTCAGCTTCACCATAGTCACCCTACTCTACACACTGCTAGCTTTCATGGGTGCAAAATTGTTTGGACCGGAAGTAAATCCCCAAATTACCCTTAGCATGCCTCCACATCTAATTGTGACAAAGATTGCATTATGGGCAACTGTGCTAACACCAATGACCAAATATGCATTGGAATTTGCACCCTTTGCTATTCAACTTGAGAACAACCTTCTTCCTCAATCCATGAGTTCAAGAACCAAAATGATCATTAGAGGAAGTGTTGGTTCAATTCTTCTTCTGATTATACTTATTTTGGCCCTTTCTGTGCCATATTTTGAGCATGTTCTTGGCCTCACTGGCTCATTGGTCAGTACTGGAGTATGCCTGATTCTACCTTGTGTCTTCTACATCAAGATCTATTGGGGTCAGATACCAAAACCTATTCTGGTTCTTAACCTCATTTTCATTGCATTTGGTTCTTTTCTTGGGgtatttggaaccatttcttcaTCAAAGTCtctcataaaaaaattcatgaaaGCTCACTCAGCCTAA
- the LOC107422237 gene encoding amino acid transporter AVT1H isoform X1, translating into MNSRICKSKCLCSSNCLSHQKNQVTSNESVHGSDLAVQYLSTYNVCVEQNQVCKCDLQTTNVDDDHYHGNQAANCSFTHAVINMIGMLIGLGQLSTPYALQSGGWISAFLSVGLGMVCAYSSHLLGKCLDKNPKARSYSDIGQHAFGRKGRVLTTTFIYIEIFMALVSYTISLHDNIIRVFFGTHLTLAWAKLSTSQLLTLIAVLIALPSLWLRDLSSISLLSFGGILMSIIIFSTVACTAIFGVVKANHRVPALNLHNIPSISGLYIFGYTGHIVFPDLYKGMKDPSKFTRVTIVSFTIVTLLYTLLAFMGAKLFGPEVNPQITLSMPPHLIVTKIALWATVLTPMTKYALEFAPFAIQLENNLLPQSMSSRTKMIIRGSVGSILLLIILILALSVPYFEHVLGLTGSLVSTGVCLILPCVFYIKIYWGQIPKPILVLNLIFIAFGSFLGVFGTISSSKSLIKKFMKAHSA; encoded by the exons ATGAATAGCAGAATTTGCAAATCAAAATGCTTATGCTCATCAAACTGTCTTTCACACCAGAAGAATCAAGTTACCAGTAATGAATCAGTTCATGGTTCAGATTTGGCAGTGCAATATTTGTCAACCTACAATGTTTGTGTAGAGCAAAACCAAGTCTGCAAGTGTGATCTTCAAACTACAAATGTTGATGATGATCATTACCATGGAAACCAAGCGGCCAATTGTTCTTTCACTCATGCTGTCATCAATATGATTGGCATGCTCATAG GTTTGGGACAACTATCAACTCCATATGCTCTACAAAGTGGAGGTTGGATTTCAGCATTCTTGTCAGTAGGACTTGGGATGGTTTGTGCATATAGTTCACATTTACTTGGGAAATGCTTAGACAAGAATCCAAAAGCAAGAAGCTATTCAGATATTGGTCAACATGCTTTTGGAAGAAAAGGAAGAGTTTTAACAACAACTTTCATTTACATTGAAATCTTCATGGCCCTTGTCTCTTACACAATCTCATTGCATGACAATATAATTAGAGTCTTCTTTGGAACTCATCTAACCTTGGCTTGGGCCAAATTGTCCACTTCCCAGCTTCTTACTCTGATTGCAGTTTTAATAGCACTACCAAGTCTATGGCTGAGAGATCTTTCTTCCatttctcttctctcttttgGTGGTATTCTTATGTCAATTATAATTTTCTCAACTGTGGCTTGCACTGCCATTTTTGGAGTTGTTAAAGCTAACCATAGGGTACCAGCTCTTAATCTtcacaatattccttcaatttctGGGCTTTATATATTCGGCTATACAGGACATATTGTTTTCCCTGACTTGTACAAAGGCATGAAAGATCCTTCAAAGTTTACCAGG GTAACTATAGTCAGCTTCACCATAGTCACCCTACTCTACACACTGCTAGCTTTCATGGGTGCAAAATTGTTTGGACCGGAAGTAAATCCCCAAATTACCCTTAGCATGCCTCCACATCTAATTGTGACAAAGATTGCATTATGGGCAACTGTGCTAACACCAATGACCAAATATGCATTGGAATTTGCACCCTTTGCTATTCAACTTGAGAACAACCTTCTTCCTCAATCCATGAGTTCAAGAACCAAAATGATCATTAGAGGAAGTGTTGGTTCAATTCTTCTTCTGATTATACTTATTTTGGCCCTTTCTGTGCCATATTTTGAGCATGTTCTTGGCCTCACTGGCTCATTGGTCAGTACTGGAGTATGCCTGATTCTACCTTGTGTCTTCTACATCAAGATCTATTGGGGTCAGATACCAAAACCTATTCTGGTTCTTAACCTCATTTTCATTGCATTTGGTTCTTTTCTTGGGgtatttggaaccatttcttcaTCAAAGTCtctcataaaaaaattcatgaaaGCTCACTCAGCCTAA